TCAGTGGCTTGCATCCAAAGCCCAGCGACGATACTATACGCGCGATTAGAAAAATGACTTCTTCCTCACCGAACCTCGCCCTTCAGTCGCTGCGTTCGCGTCTTGGCCATGTCTGCGTTGCCCTGCAGGGTTCAAGCCCGTCCGAGCTTTTCCAGAAGGCTGAAGCTGCGGCTCCGGAGCATCCGTTTCTGGAGTTCCGGCTGGATTCACTGCCGAATCCCGCTGCCGCATTGCCGCGCCTGAAAGCATTTCTGGAAGCAAATCCGCTGGTCACCGCAATTACCACCTGTCGGCGGAAGCCGAATGGCGGCGGATTTCCGGGAAGCCTCTCGGATGAGGCGGAGATCCTGGCGAAGGCAGCGGCCGGCGGAAGCCAGTTGATCGATCTCGAGATCGAGTCGGCCGAAGCGATGAAGCACGCCGACCTGGACAAGCTGCGGGCGGCCGGTGCTGCGATCATCATCAGCTATCACGACTTTGAAACGACCCGCGACCTCGATTCCGTCTATGAACGGATCCAGAAGTTCCAGCCGGACTTCATCAAGGTCGTTCCGACGGCGCGTTCGCTCGCGGATAACCTGACGCTGTTCTCGTTTCTGGAGAAGTATGGCGAGGCAGGCAATATCATCGGCATCTCGATGGGAGAGTACGGTGTCATTTCGCGTGTGCTGGGTGTGCGTGCCGGCTCAGCGTTTACCTTTGCCGCTTCGAGCGTGGAAGATGCCACCGCTCCCGGTCAGATTCCTGCACGTGCCCTGGTAGAGAACTACAGGATTGACCAGATTGCGGCGGGAACCAAGATCTACGGTGTGGCTGGAAATCCGGTGCGGTCGTCGCTCTCGCCCCTGATGCTGAATACCGCCTTCCGCCGTGAAACGGTGAACGCTGTCTATCTGGCGCTGCAGACCTCCAAGCTAACCGATCTGTTGAGGGTCGTGCAGGCGATACCGATACACGGGCTCTCGGTGACGATGCCATTGAAGCAGGAGATTCTGGAACACCTGGAGCGGACCGATCCACTCTCAGCCAAGATTGGCGCGGTGAACACCATCGTGCGTGCCCAGGATGGGAAGCTGTATGGCTTCAATACAGATGTAGGCGGCATCGTCGGACCCATCGAGCGCCGACGGCCCATCCGCGGGCTTAAGGTGCTGGTGTTGGGCGCCGGTGGAGCATCACGCGCCGCTGTCTTCGGTCTTAAGGAGAAGGGTGCGGATGTGACCATCTATAACCGCACGGTGGAGACCGCGCAAAAACTGGCCAAGCAGGCCGGGGCGAAGACTATCAAGCGTGAGCTGATCGGTAAGACGCACTTCGACCTCATCATCAATTCGACTCCCGCCGGGATGAAGGGCAACAAGCTGACCCATATCCTCGAGCCCGGTGAGCTGCACGCGGATCTGGTCTTTGATTTGGTCTACAACCCGGTCGAGACACCTTTCCTGCGCATGGCGCGGGAGAAGGGCATTCCGGTCATCACTGGCGTGGAGATGTTTGTCCATCAGGGGGCACGGCAGTTCGAGATCTGGACGGGTAAGCCCGCTCCGGAGGATGAGATGCTGCGTGTGGTGGTACATGCACTGAAGCAGCTGCAAGCAGAGGCTCTGGCTTCCGCTCCGGTCAAGGAAGAGCCAAAGCATGTAGAGGTGCCGAAGCCTGCAGCCGTGAAGGTAGAACACAAGCCGGAACCAGCAAAGGCTCCGCCTGCTAAAGCTCCTATGGCGGCCCCGCTCACAAAGAAGCCGGTGGCAACGGCTGCGCCGGTCAAAGAAAAGGCTCCTGAGAAGAAGGCTCCAGCGCCGGTGAAGAAAAGTGCGGTGAAGGTAGCGCCAACGAAGCCCGCCGCAAAAGCGCCTGCGAAGGCTATTGTGAAATCGCCTGTGAAGAAAGCGGCGGCTAAGCCGGTACCCGCAAAAACAGCAGCGAAGAGCGCTAAGAAGGCTGTCGCCAAAGCTCCGATAAAGGCTGCGAAAAAGAAGTAGCTGCGGGCATATCAACAGATCCGATGATTGAATACATCGGGTGCCCCATCCCACCCATCGCGATGGGTGGCATTCGTGGCTCTATGAAATCTATGAGGTAGAGAAGCAGATTTCTCCGCTCCCGTTGGTCGCTGCGAAATGACAAACAAATGATCGCGCATAGCGCGATATCCCACCCATCGCGATGCGATGGATGGGCCATCCAGTGTAGGGGCGGCTATTCCTGCTCGGTCGGCGGTGATGCAATACAGGTCTGCAGATATCCACGCACAAGCACGAGAAGCTCTTCACGCAGGGGTGCTAGTTCGCGTTCCGGTGACTTCGCCTCCAGCAGTCTACGTGAGACTCCGTTGAGCGCGGCCATCACCATGGTGGCAACAATCTCCGGGTCTTTGGTGAGACCTTCGCTTGCGGTTGCGAAGAGTTCGGCGACAACGCGGCGTCCGCGTGCGCCGGCTGCTTTGGCGATCGCGAGACCATCCAGGTCGGAACTGACGGAGTAGAGCGCCGCGCTCTCCTTGACGTTGTGCATCTTGGCGCTGAGATAAGCGTCGATCAGCGTCTCTCCCATTGTGAGCAGGCTGGCGGAACGGTATTCCTTACAAACGCGGTCGACGGATGTGGCGACGCCGTGCATATGCCGTTTCAGGCTGGCCTGCAGCAGAGCGCTCTTGTTGGGGAAGTACTGATACAGCGTTCCCACGGAGACGCCTGCGCGCATGGCCACAAGTGTCGTGGTCAGCCGTTCCTTGCCGACCGAGACCAAAACCTGAATAGCCGCCTGCAAAATGGCATCGACGGTAGCGGTAGAACGCTCCTGAACTGGCGTTTTTCGCGGCTGCAGCGTGCGTGGAGAGGTCGTAGGCAAATGCGAACTCCAAAGCTGAAGGTTCCTTCATCTA
This genomic window from Terriglobus albidus contains:
- the aroE gene encoding shikimate dehydrogenase produces the protein MTSSSPNLALQSLRSRLGHVCVALQGSSPSELFQKAEAAAPEHPFLEFRLDSLPNPAAALPRLKAFLEANPLVTAITTCRRKPNGGGFPGSLSDEAEILAKAAAGGSQLIDLEIESAEAMKHADLDKLRAAGAAIIISYHDFETTRDLDSVYERIQKFQPDFIKVVPTARSLADNLTLFSFLEKYGEAGNIIGISMGEYGVISRVLGVRAGSAFTFAASSVEDATAPGQIPARALVENYRIDQIAAGTKIYGVAGNPVRSSLSPLMLNTAFRRETVNAVYLALQTSKLTDLLRVVQAIPIHGLSVTMPLKQEILEHLERTDPLSAKIGAVNTIVRAQDGKLYGFNTDVGGIVGPIERRRPIRGLKVLVLGAGGASRAAVFGLKEKGADVTIYNRTVETAQKLAKQAGAKTIKRELIGKTHFDLIINSTPAGMKGNKLTHILEPGELHADLVFDLVYNPVETPFLRMAREKGIPVITGVEMFVHQGARQFEIWTGKPAPEDEMLRVVVHALKQLQAEALASAPVKEEPKHVEVPKPAAVKVEHKPEPAKAPPAKAPMAAPLTKKPVATAAPVKEKAPEKKAPAPVKKSAVKVAPTKPAAKAPAKAIVKSPVKKAAAKPVPAKTAAKSAKKAVAKAPIKAAKKK
- a CDS encoding TetR/AcrR family transcriptional regulator yields the protein MPTTSPRTLQPRKTPVQERSTATVDAILQAAIQVLVSVGKERLTTTLVAMRAGVSVGTLYQYFPNKSALLQASLKRHMHGVATSVDRVCKEYRSASLLTMGETLIDAYLSAKMHNVKESAALYSVSSDLDGLAIAKAAGARGRRVVAELFATASEGLTKDPEIVATMVMAALNGVSRRLLEAKSPERELAPLREELLVLVRGYLQTCIASPPTEQE